Proteins encoded within one genomic window of Coprococcus phoceensis:
- the rpoB gene encoding DNA-directed RNA polymerase subunit beta gives MEKNRIRPITNGKSSRMSYARQKEVLQMPNLIEVQKDSYQWFLDAGLKEVFEDISPISDYSGHLSLEFVDFTLCEDDVKYTIEECKERDATYAAPLKVRVRLYNKETDEINEHEIFMGDLPLMTATGTFVINGAERVIVSQLVRSPGIYYAIAHDKVGKELYSSTVIPNRGAWLEYETDSNDVFYVRVDRTRKVPITVLIRALGIGTNPEILELFGEEPKILASFGKDVAENYQEGLLELYKKIRPGEPLAVDSAESLITSMFFDARRYDLAKVGRYKFNKKLALQNRITGQVLAEDVVNAITGEVIAEKGEKLSREKATAIQNAAVPYVWIDVDGEERNIKVLSNMMVDLGAVVDIDPEEVGVTEAVYYPVLAGLLEETAGDIDELKEEIHKNIHELIPKHITKEDILASINYNIHLEYGMGTDDDIDHLGNRRIRAVGELLQNQYRIGLSRLERVVRERMTTQDLEGVSPQSLINIKPVTAAVKEFFGSSQLSQFMDQNNPLGELTHKRRLSALGPGGLSRDRAGFEVRDVHYSHYGRMCPVETPEGPNIGLINSLATYARINEYGFIEAPYRKIDKADPKNPVVTDEVVYMTADEEDNYHVAQANEPLDEEGHFIHKNVAGRYREETQEYERTAFDYMDVSPKMVFSVATALIPFLENDDPTRALMGSNMQRQAVPLMMTEAPVVGTGIETTAAVDSGVCIVAEQAGVIERSTSKEIVVKHDDGTKKTYKLTKFLRSNQSNCYNQRPIVVKGEKVEAGQVIADGPSTSNGEMALGKNPLIGFMTWEGYNYEDAVLLSERLVQDDVYTSIHIEEYEAEARDTKLGPEEITRDIPGVGDDALKDLDDRGIIRIGAEVRAGDILVGKVTPKGETELTAEERLLRAIFGEKAREVRDTSLKVPHGEYGIVVDAKVFTRENGDELSPGVNQAVRIYIAQKRKISVGDKMAGRHGNKGVVSRVLPVEDMPFLPNGRPLDIVLNPLGVPSRMNIGQVLEIHLSLAAKALGFNIATPVFDGANEIDIMDTLDLANDYVNLEWEEFEKKHGAELLPEVLQYLSDNREHRKLWKGVPLSRDGKVRLRDGRTGEYFDSPVTIGHMHYLKLHHLVDDKIHARSTGPYSLVTQQPLGGKAQFGGQRFGEMEVWALEAYGASYTLQEILTVKSDDVVGRVKTYEAIIKGDNIPEPGIPESFKVLLKELQSLGLDVRVLREDQTEVEIMETIDYGETDLHSIIEGDRRYNSENESYGEHGFSQQEFAGEELVDVEEDEFDEPDDIDFDDMLDEE, from the coding sequence ATGGAGAAAAACAGAATTCGTCCCATCACAAACGGAAAAAGTTCGCGTATGAGCTATGCAAGGCAAAAAGAAGTATTGCAGATGCCGAATTTAATTGAAGTTCAGAAAGATTCTTATCAGTGGTTTTTGGACGCCGGATTAAAAGAAGTATTTGAAGATATTTCGCCAATCTCTGACTACAGCGGTCATCTGAGCCTTGAGTTCGTAGATTTTACACTATGCGAAGATGATGTAAAGTACACGATTGAAGAATGCAAAGAGCGTGATGCGACTTACGCGGCACCTTTGAAAGTGAGAGTAAGACTTTATAATAAAGAAACAGATGAAATTAACGAGCACGAGATTTTCATGGGAGATCTTCCGCTTATGACAGCGACAGGTACTTTTGTTATCAATGGTGCCGAGCGTGTTATCGTAAGCCAGTTAGTTCGTTCTCCTGGAATTTACTATGCGATTGCACATGATAAGGTGGGAAAAGAATTATATTCTTCTACAGTAATCCCGAACCGTGGTGCATGGCTGGAGTATGAGACAGATTCGAATGACGTGTTTTACGTTCGTGTTGATAGAACAAGAAAAGTACCGATTACAGTGTTGATTCGTGCACTTGGTATCGGAACAAATCCAGAGATCTTAGAATTATTCGGTGAGGAACCTAAGATTTTAGCAAGCTTTGGAAAGGACGTTGCTGAGAATTATCAGGAAGGTCTGTTAGAGTTGTACAAAAAGATTCGTCCGGGTGAGCCTCTTGCAGTGGACAGTGCAGAGAGTCTTATCACAAGTATGTTCTTTGATGCAAGACGTTATGATCTTGCAAAAGTAGGACGTTACAAATTCAATAAGAAGTTAGCGCTTCAGAACCGTATCACAGGCCAGGTGTTAGCAGAGGATGTTGTGAATGCCATCACAGGTGAAGTGATTGCTGAAAAAGGTGAGAAGTTATCGAGAGAAAAAGCGACAGCAATCCAGAATGCGGCTGTTCCATATGTATGGATTGACGTGGACGGTGAGGAACGTAATATCAAAGTGCTTTCTAATATGATGGTAGATTTAGGAGCAGTTGTAGATATCGATCCGGAAGAAGTTGGCGTAACAGAGGCAGTGTACTATCCGGTACTTGCTGGATTATTGGAAGAAACAGCTGGGGACATTGACGAATTAAAAGAAGAGATCCATAAAAATATACATGAATTGATTCCAAAACATATTACAAAAGAAGATATTTTAGCTTCTATTAACTACAATATCCATTTGGAATATGGAATGGGAACAGATGATGACATCGACCACTTAGGTAACAGACGTATCCGTGCGGTTGGCGAATTGCTTCAGAACCAGTACAGAATCGGTCTGTCAAGATTAGAGAGAGTGGTTCGTGAGAGAATGACAACTCAGGATTTAGAAGGAGTTTCACCACAGTCATTGATCAATATCAAGCCGGTAACAGCAGCTGTAAAAGAATTCTTTGGTTCTTCACAGTTGTCACAGTTCATGGATCAGAACAACCCGCTTGGTGAGTTGACACATAAGAGACGTTTATCTGCACTTGGTCCAGGTGGTCTTTCGCGAGACAGAGCCGGATTCGAGGTGCGTGACGTTCACTATTCTCACTATGGAAGAATGTGTCCGGTTGAGACCCCTGAAGGTCCGAACATCGGTCTGATCAACTCGCTGGCTACTTATGCGAGAATTAATGAGTATGGTTTTATTGAAGCGCCATACCGTAAGATTGATAAAGCAGATCCGAAGAATCCTGTCGTAACAGATGAAGTAGTCTACATGACAGCGGATGAAGAAGATAACTACCATGTGGCACAGGCGAATGAGCCGCTTGATGAAGAAGGACACTTCATTCATAAGAATGTTGCGGGTCGTTACCGTGAAGAGACACAGGAATATGAAAGAACAGCGTTTGACTACATGGACGTATCTCCGAAGATGGTATTCTCTGTAGCGACAGCATTGATTCCTTTCCTTGAGAACGATGACCCTACTCGTGCTCTTATGGGATCCAACATGCAGCGTCAGGCAGTACCGCTTATGATGACAGAGGCTCCGGTAGTCGGTACGGGAATCGAGACAACAGCAGCAGTAGACTCTGGTGTATGTATCGTGGCAGAGCAGGCTGGTGTGATCGAGCGTTCTACTTCAAAAGAGATCGTTGTTAAACATGATGATGGAACAAAGAAAACATATAAATTAACAAAATTCTTACGTAGTAACCAGAGCAACTGCTACAACCAGAGACCAATCGTTGTCAAAGGGGAGAAAGTAGAAGCCGGACAGGTGATCGCAGATGGTCCTTCGACATCTAACGGTGAAATGGCTCTTGGTAAGAATCCGCTGATCGGTTTCATGACATGGGAAGGTTACAACTACGAGGATGCTGTATTACTGAGTGAAAGATTAGTACAGGATGATGTGTATACATCAATCCATATTGAAGAATATGAGGCAGAAGCACGTGACACGAAATTAGGACCTGAAGAGATCACACGTGATATTCCGGGTGTCGGTGATGATGCATTGAAAGATCTGGATGACAGAGGTATCATCCGCATCGGTGCCGAGGTTCGTGCCGGAGATATCTTAGTTGGTAAAGTAACTCCGAAGGGAGAGACAGAGCTGACAGCAGAAGAGAGACTTCTTCGTGCCATCTTTGGTGAGAAGGCGAGAGAAGTAAGAGATACTTCCCTGAAAGTACCTCACGGAGAATATGGTATTGTTGTAGATGCAAAAGTATTTACAAGAGAGAACGGAGATGAGCTTTCACCTGGAGTGAATCAGGCAGTTCGCATCTATATCGCACAGAAGAGAAAGATTTCTGTAGGTGATAAGATGGCTGGTCGTCACGGTAACAAGGGTGTTGTTTCCCGTGTACTTCCGGTAGAAGATATGCCGTTCCTTCCAAACGGACGTCCGCTTGATATCGTGTTGAACCCGCTTGGTGTGCCTTCACGTATGAACATCGGACAGGTGCTTGAGATTCACTTGAGTCTTGCAGCGAAAGCACTTGGATTTAATATCGCAACACCGGTATTTGACGGTGCGAACGAGATCGATATTATGGATACATTAGATCTGGCAAATGACTATGTAAACCTTGAATGGGAAGAATTCGAAAAGAAACATGGAGCAGAATTACTTCCGGAAGTATTACAGTATTTATCAGACAACAGAGAACACAGAAAATTGTGGAAAGGTGTTCCGCTGTCACGTGACGGTAAAGTTCGTCTCCGTGATGGACGTACGGGAGAGTATTTTGACAGCCCTGTTACAATTGGACACATGCACTATCTGAAACTGCACCACTTAGTAGACGACAAGATCCATGCGCGTTCTACTGGTCCTTACTCACTGGTAACACAACAGCCGTTAGGTGGTAAGGCACAGTTCGGTGGACAGAGATTCGGAGAGATGGAAGTTTGGGCACTGGAAGCATACGGTGCATCATATACACTGCAGGAGATCTTAACTGTAAAATCCGATGATGTTGTTGGTCGTGTGAAGACATACGAGGCAATCATCAAAGGTGACAATATACCGGAACCAGGTATTCCGGAATCATTCAAGGTACTCCTGAAAGAACTTCAGTCACTGGGACTTGACGTGAGAGTATTGCGTGAAGATCAGACAGAAGTTGAGATTATGGAGACAATCGATTACGGTGAAACAGATTTACATTCAATTATTGAAGGAGACAGAAGATACAATTCTGAGAATGAATCTTATGGAGAACATGGTTTCAGTCAGCAGGAATTTGCAGGCGAGGAACTTGTGGATGTAGAGGAAGATGAATTTGATGAACCGGATGATATCGATTTTGACGATATGTTAGACGAAGAATAG